Proteins encoded in a region of the Carassius gibelio isolate Cgi1373 ecotype wild population from Czech Republic chromosome B5, carGib1.2-hapl.c, whole genome shotgun sequence genome:
- the tmem150aa gene encoding transmembrane protein 150Aa has product MTAWIILPVSLAAFSITGIWIVYAMALMNHHVCPVENWSYNVTCMEETAKLGFPKTCCTIQDIPLISKCGSFPPESCLFSLIGNVGAFMVVLVCLLRYAQIIEHRNHCWLNTSGLVSGCTNAVGLVMVGNFQVDHAKTLHYVGAGVAFPAGILFVCLQCLLTYRMAVTALDYWMAHVRVALATGALITLVLSGIFFIHESFVLQHAAAICEWVFTIVILVFYGTFTYEFGTVTTETMLAGLQLNLLHGSGVMIGDDVQADTLVGATTKGLKSPGGSSTSTHLNCTPENISML; this is encoded by the exons ATGACTGCCTGGATCATACTGCCTGTCAGCCTGGCTGCCTTCTCTATCACCGGGATATGGATAGT ATATGCTATGGCTTTAATGAACCACCATGTTTGTCCTGTCGAAAACTG GTCATACAATGTAACATGCATGGAGGAAACGGCTAAACTGGGCTTCCCAAAAACATGTTGCACCATTCAAGACATCCCCCTCATCAG TAAATGTGGATCTTTCCCTCCCGAGAGCTGTCTTTTCAGTCTCATTGGTAATGTGGGAGCtttcatgg TGGTGTTGGTGTGTCTGTTACGTTATGCTCAGATCATCGAGCACAGGAACCACTGCTGGCTCAACACCAGTGGACTTGTGTCTGGATGCACCAATGCTGTGGGACTGGTCATGGTGGGCAACTTCCAG GTGGACCACGCTAAAACACTTCACTATGTAGGTGCGGGTGTCGCCTTCCCAGCAGGCATTCTGTTCGTGTGTTTGCAGTGTTTGCTGACCTACCGGATGGCTGTCACAGCTCTGGACTACTGGATGGCTCATGTGCGGGTGGCACTGGCTACTGGTGCTCTCATCACACTGGTTCTCA GTGGGATATTCTTCATCCATGAGAGCTTTGTTTTACAACATGCAGCGGCCATCTGTGAGTGGGTCTTCACTATAGTCATCCTCGTGTTCTACGGGACTTTCACCTATGAGTTCGGCACCGTCACCACCGAGACCATGTTGGCTGGCCTCCAGCTGAACCTCTTGCACGGATCCGGCGTCATGATCGGAGACGATGTCCAAGCAGACACCCTGGTAGGTGCCACCACAAAGGGTTTGAAATCTCCCGGAGGAAGCAGCACCTCCACCCATCTGAACTGCACTCCTGAGAACATATCAATGCTTTAA
- the tango2 gene encoding transport and Golgi organization protein 2 homolog isoform X2, whose protein sequence is MCIIFLKFDPRPASKNAYRLILAANRDEVYSRPSKAADFWGSNNEILSGLDLEEGKEGGSWLGISKRGKLAALTNYLEARQNPDAQGRGFLVSNYLTDNLDSFAYLRKVSSEAHLYNGFNLLTADFRANEDTLCYYGNKGSSEPIHLKAGVYGLSNSLLETPWRKLQHGKHLFTSVVNKTLPPDGLMHELLHILNNEELNTPDLAQESQGVGFSKARLQALSAVCVRSPGYGTRTNTVILIDRDGNVSFTERTMLNCDITQWSTNSFHFKLQE, encoded by the exons ATGTGCATCATCTTCTTGAAGTTTGACCCTCGGCCTGCATCCAAAAATGCCTACAG gctTATTCTGGCTGCTAACAGAGATGAGGTCTACAGCAGACCATCCAAAGCTGCAGACTTCTGGGGCAGCAACAATGAGATCCTGAGTG GTCTAGACCTGGAAGAGGGGAAAGAAGGAGGATCATGGCTGGGAATTAGCAAACGAGGGAAACTGGCGGCACTGACCAATTACCTGGAAGCACGGCAAAATCCAGATGCTCAGGGGAGAG GTTTCCTGGTGTCCAACTACTTGACAGATAACTTGGACAGTTTCGCGTACCTCCGTAAAGTGTCTTCAGAAGCTCATTTATATAATGGCTTCAATCTCCTTACTGCTGACTTCAG GGCCAATGAAGACACATTGTGTTACTATGGAAACAAGGGCAGTTCAGAGCCCATTCATCTCAAAGCAG GAGTCTATGGGTTGAGTAACTCTCTTCTGGAAACTCCGTGGAGAAAACTGCAGCACGGCAAACATCTGTTCACCAGTGTAGTGAACAAAACACTGCCCCCTGATGGCTTAATGCACGAACTGCTCCATATCCTCAATAATGAGGAGCT AAACACCCCGGACCTCGCACAGGAGAGTCAAGGTGTAGGCTTCAGTAAGGCCAGACTCCAAGCCCTGTCTGCAGTTTGTGTGCGCTCACCAGGATACGGCACAAG GACCAATACAGTCATCCTCATCGACCGAGACGGAAACGTGAGCTTTACAGAGCGCACCATGCTGAACTGTGACATTACTCAGTGGAGCACAAATAGCTTTCACTTCAAATTGCAAGAATGA
- the tango2 gene encoding transport and Golgi organization protein 2 homolog isoform X1 — translation MCIIFLKFDPRPASKNAYRLILAANRDEVYSRPSKAADFWGSNNEILSGLDLEEGKEGGSWLGISKRGKLAALTNYLEARQNPDAQGRGFLVSNYLTDNLDSFAYLRKVSSEAHLYNGFNLLTADFRANEDTLCYYGNKGSSEPIHLKAAGVYGLSNSLLETPWRKLQHGKHLFTSVVNKTLPPDGLMHELLHILNNEELNTPDLAQESQGVGFSKARLQALSAVCVRSPGYGTRTNTVILIDRDGNVSFTERTMLNCDITQWSTNSFHFKLQE, via the exons ATGTGCATCATCTTCTTGAAGTTTGACCCTCGGCCTGCATCCAAAAATGCCTACAG gctTATTCTGGCTGCTAACAGAGATGAGGTCTACAGCAGACCATCCAAAGCTGCAGACTTCTGGGGCAGCAACAATGAGATCCTGAGTG GTCTAGACCTGGAAGAGGGGAAAGAAGGAGGATCATGGCTGGGAATTAGCAAACGAGGGAAACTGGCGGCACTGACCAATTACCTGGAAGCACGGCAAAATCCAGATGCTCAGGGGAGAG GTTTCCTGGTGTCCAACTACTTGACAGATAACTTGGACAGTTTCGCGTACCTCCGTAAAGTGTCTTCAGAAGCTCATTTATATAATGGCTTCAATCTCCTTACTGCTGACTTCAG GGCCAATGAAGACACATTGTGTTACTATGGAAACAAGGGCAGTTCAGAGCCCATTCATCTCAAAGCAG CAGGAGTCTATGGGTTGAGTAACTCTCTTCTGGAAACTCCGTGGAGAAAACTGCAGCACGGCAAACATCTGTTCACCAGTGTAGTGAACAAAACACTGCCCCCTGATGGCTTAATGCACGAACTGCTCCATATCCTCAATAATGAGGAGCT AAACACCCCGGACCTCGCACAGGAGAGTCAAGGTGTAGGCTTCAGTAAGGCCAGACTCCAAGCCCTGTCTGCAGTTTGTGTGCGCTCACCAGGATACGGCACAAG GACCAATACAGTCATCCTCATCGACCGAGACGGAAACGTGAGCTTTACAGAGCGCACCATGCTGAACTGTGACATTACTCAGTGGAGCACAAATAGCTTTCACTTCAAATTGCAAGAATGA